From Companilactobacillus heilongjiangensis, one genomic window encodes:
- a CDS encoding B3/B4 domain-containing protein — protein sequence MQKIIIDQEFWDIFPDVEIAVMTAKGVDNHNDANVPNDLIQHANEVAKKWVPDDPISVNPVVKAWRDAYRKFKTKKGARNAVENLLKRAKNDKGVGNINPIVDVYNSVSLEYAFPIAAEDLDKIAGDVHLTVAKGGENFTPIGEDEVEEALPGEVVYRDDKDIISRCWAWRDSARVADTDSTKNLLFYMENIQPDRKADHLAAAEALKTRFHDYLNIDINDITMLNKDNREFVFAK from the coding sequence ATGCAAAAAATCATTATCGATCAAGAATTTTGGGATATCTTCCCCGATGTCGAAATTGCCGTTATGACGGCTAAAGGTGTCGACAATCATAACGATGCAAACGTACCAAATGACCTAATTCAACACGCCAATGAAGTTGCCAAAAAGTGGGTTCCAGACGATCCTATCAGCGTTAATCCAGTGGTCAAAGCCTGGCGTGATGCCTATCGAAAATTCAAAACTAAGAAAGGTGCTCGTAACGCTGTTGAGAATCTTTTGAAACGTGCTAAGAATGACAAAGGTGTTGGTAACATCAATCCGATCGTTGACGTTTACAATTCAGTTTCTCTCGAGTATGCCTTCCCTATCGCTGCTGAGGATTTGGATAAGATTGCTGGGGACGTTCATCTAACAGTTGCTAAAGGCGGAGAAAATTTCACTCCGATTGGTGAAGATGAAGTGGAAGAAGCTTTGCCTGGCGAAGTCGTCTACCGTGATGATAAAGATATTATCTCTCGTTGTTGGGCTTGGCGTGACAGTGCTCGTGTGGCTGATACTGATAGCACCAAGAATCTGCTCTTTTATATGGAAAACATTCAACCTGACAGAAAAGCTGACCATTTAGCTGCTGCCGAAGCATTGAAGACAAGGTTTCACGATTATTTGAATATTGATATCAATGATATAACAATGCTTAACAAAGATAATAGAGAATTTGTATTTGCTAAGTAA
- a CDS encoding SDR family oxidoreductase yields MNYLITGATGHLGSQVFNELIKLVPSNAVTAGVHTVAKAKHIADTGANVVAIDFMKESTLVSAFTDKDVLIYIPSKSHDSFSRVSELENVIKAAQKAKVGHVLAMGFIADQANNPFDLSAFYGYLPRRLASSGLHYTIVKNALYADPLVPYLPELIELKNVIYPMKDQALSFISLEDSSKAFAKVAATKELLIDEKIYTLTQDRNYTMPQLAEVLSEVSGSTIGYQPVSLDEFSEIYNEGNEGHMLSSMYDAGGRGLLDDISSDYQVIMGRPATPLKEFLMEKYQR; encoded by the coding sequence ATGAATTATTTAATTACTGGAGCAACAGGTCATTTAGGTAGTCAAGTTTTTAACGAACTAATCAAACTTGTACCTAGCAATGCTGTAACTGCTGGAGTGCATACGGTAGCTAAAGCCAAGCATATTGCAGATACTGGCGCAAATGTTGTCGCAATTGATTTTATGAAGGAAAGTACGCTGGTTAGTGCTTTTACTGATAAGGATGTTCTGATCTACATTCCAAGTAAAAGTCATGACAGTTTTAGTCGTGTTAGTGAGTTGGAGAATGTGATTAAAGCAGCTCAAAAGGCAAAGGTTGGACATGTTTTGGCAATGGGGTTCATCGCTGACCAAGCTAACAATCCATTTGATTTATCGGCATTCTATGGTTATTTGCCAAGAAGATTAGCATCAAGTGGACTACATTATACAATCGTTAAGAATGCTTTGTATGCCGATCCGTTGGTGCCATATTTACCGGAATTGATTGAACTTAAGAATGTTATTTATCCTATGAAAGACCAAGCTTTGTCATTTATCAGTTTGGAAGATAGCTCTAAGGCTTTTGCCAAAGTAGCAGCTACTAAAGAGTTATTAATCGATGAGAAAATTTATACTTTGACCCAAGATCGTAATTACACAATGCCACAATTGGCAGAAGTTTTATCAGAAGTATCTGGGTCAACAATTGGCTATCAACCAGTTAGTTTGGATGAATTTTCGGAAATTTATAATGAAGGTAACGAAGGTCATATGTTGTCATCAATGTATGATGCCGGTGGACGGGGATTGTTGGATGATATTAGTTCCGATTATCAAGTGATAATGGGACGTCCAGCTACACCTTTGAAAGAATTTTTAATGGAAAAATATCAGAGATAA
- a CDS encoding Rrf2 family transcriptional regulator: MRVSTRFSDSVHILAFIEIYQDQRLSSELIASSIETSPVVVRRLMGVLRENGLIATKKGTAEPKLSKSPDEITLLDVYLATEGDKQLFTLDTNTNPDCIVGGNIQKVLGAYYEDAKMAALRKFNNVSLQDIIETILVEQKAKEHNVG; encoded by the coding sequence ATGAGAGTTTCTACTCGTTTCAGTGATTCAGTTCACATCCTAGCATTCATCGAAATCTATCAAGACCAAAGGCTGTCTAGTGAATTAATTGCTAGTAGCATCGAAACTTCCCCAGTTGTCGTTCGTCGTTTGATGGGTGTTCTTCGCGAAAACGGCTTAATTGCAACTAAGAAAGGTACAGCTGAACCGAAATTATCTAAGTCTCCTGACGAGATTACTTTATTAGATGTTTATTTGGCTACCGAGGGTGATAAACAACTGTTTACACTTGACACTAATACCAATCCTGACTGTATCGTAGGTGGAAATATTCAGAAAGTTTTGGGCGCTTACTATGAAGATGCTAAAATGGCAGCTTTGAGAAAATTCAATAATGTATCGTTACAAGATATCATTGAAACTATTTTAGTCGAACAAAAAGCAAAAGAGCATAACGTCGGATAA
- a CDS encoding ABC transporter ATP-binding protein encodes MIKFDHVYKKYDDTNSAIEDLNLEIKDGDFFVMVGTSGSGKTTTLKMINRLIKPTSGQILIDGKNIDTYDLRKMRLNMGYVLQNIALFPNLTIEENITIQPDSLRWSKDKRKQVAWDLLKKVGLDPEKYAKRLPHELSGGEQQRVGIIRALATSPKTVLMDEPFSALDPISRTQLQDLVLKLHRELKTTFIFVTHDMHEAIRLGNTIAVLSKGNLEQIGNRDDILNHPKNDFVKGFFQIEKNGPSTVGEIVDAGFGQKIDTEINSTLLKEDSLTRLATELKVNAGVVVFDNDGNNYQLTNSDLLDFLAKEGEK; translated from the coding sequence ATGATAAAGTTTGATCACGTCTATAAGAAATATGATGATACTAATTCTGCCATTGAGGATTTGAACCTAGAAATCAAGGATGGGGATTTTTTTGTGATGGTTGGAACAAGTGGTAGCGGAAAAACTACCACTTTAAAAATGATTAATCGATTGATCAAGCCAACATCAGGACAAATTTTAATTGATGGAAAAAATATTGATACATATGATTTACGGAAAATGCGTTTAAATATGGGCTATGTTTTGCAGAATATTGCTTTATTTCCTAATTTAACAATTGAAGAGAACATTACGATTCAACCTGATTCATTACGATGGTCTAAGGATAAACGTAAACAAGTTGCTTGGGACCTTTTAAAGAAGGTAGGACTTGATCCTGAGAAGTATGCTAAGCGCTTGCCACATGAACTTTCTGGTGGTGAACAACAACGAGTGGGAATCATTCGTGCCTTAGCTACTAGTCCTAAGACTGTGTTAATGGACGAACCTTTTAGTGCCTTGGATCCGATTTCTCGAACACAATTACAAGATTTGGTTTTGAAATTGCATCGGGAACTGAAGACGACCTTTATTTTTGTTACACATGATATGCACGAAGCCATTCGTTTAGGAAATACAATTGCTGTTTTGAGTAAGGGTAATTTGGAACAGATTGGTAATCGTGACGATATTTTGAATCATCCTAAGAACGATTTCGTCAAAGGGTTCTTCCAAATTGAAAAAAATGGTCCATCGACTGTTGGTGAAATTGTTGATGCCGGATTTGGACAAAAAATCGATACTGAAATTAATTCAACTTTGTTGAAAGAAGATTCCCTCACTCGATTAGCAACTGAGTTGAAAGTTAATGCTGGAGTAGTAGTTTTTGATAATGATGGTAACAATTACCAACTGACTAATTCTGATCTACTGGACTTCTTGGCAAAGGAAGGTGAGAAATAG